Proteins from a genomic interval of Desulfovibrio piger:
- a CDS encoding tetratricopeptide repeat protein, which translates to MNPVRPQNTPESPTLLNDLKAEVSAESAPLLQFIVRNSGLIVGVVVVLLVALVGTAVWRWHQGGLQAEAQTELARIGITMKGGDRLKALDDLAAKAPENMRYSIYLMQAEFAMQDQDYSRAEQAYATAAKLDADGAMGLMAALGQAGALIKLDRPADAVTLLQGLESRATEDGRATLRMLLGEAAEAAGKTDVAVAAYEALAASQPGLDGEFYRSRAEALGGGKTAPVKDGAENK; encoded by the coding sequence ATGAATCCTGTCAGACCTCAGAATACCCCTGAATCTCCTACCCTGCTCAATGACCTCAAGGCTGAGGTGAGCGCGGAAAGCGCACCGCTGCTGCAGTTCATCGTGCGCAACAGCGGGCTGATCGTGGGCGTGGTGGTCGTCCTTCTGGTGGCCCTGGTAGGCACCGCCGTGTGGCGCTGGCATCAGGGCGGCCTGCAGGCCGAGGCCCAGACCGAACTGGCGCGTATCGGCATCACCATGAAGGGCGGGGATCGCCTCAAGGCGCTGGACGACCTGGCAGCCAAAGCTCCCGAGAACATGCGTTACAGCATCTATCTGATGCAGGCCGAGTTCGCCATGCAGGATCAGGATTACAGCCGTGCCGAACAGGCCTATGCCACGGCGGCCAAGCTGGACGCCGACGGTGCCATGGGCCTGATGGCCGCTCTGGGCCAGGCCGGCGCGCTGATCAAGCTGGATCGTCCCGCTGATGCCGTGACCCTGCTGCAGGGCCTGGAGAGCCGCGCCACCGAGGACGGCCGTGCCACCCTGCGCATGCTGCTGGGCGAAGCCGCCGAAGCGGCGGGCAAGACCGATGTGGCCGTTGCCGCCTATGAAGCCCTGGCCGCCTCGCAGCCTGGTCTGGACGGTGAGTTTTACCGCTCGCGCGCGGAAGCGCTGGGCGGTGGCAAGACCGCGCCCGTGAAGGACGGCGCGGAGAACAAGTAG
- a CDS encoding ABC transporter substrate-binding protein, whose product MKKLFVCALLFGLLASVPAFAQKTYVNGIDSNYPPFAYVDEKTGQPAGFDVDAMNWIAKTMGFKVVHKPVAWDGIVLALANKQIDMIASGMSITEKRRKVVDFSDPYWEVSRVFLVPADSKLTPADILSKPIKLGVQRGTSEAEAIKQEQKEKGYPFELRFYESCPLAVEDLVNGRIEAALMDSLPAGDAIARGKAVKKAGVHGEPDQFGVAIRKGDKELRALIDEGFRKLQADPYWKELQAKYLSK is encoded by the coding sequence ATGAAAAAACTTTTTGTTTGCGCCCTGCTGTTCGGCCTGCTGGCCTCTGTGCCGGCCTTTGCCCAAAAGACCTACGTCAACGGCATCGACTCCAACTATCCGCCTTTTGCCTATGTCGATGAAAAGACCGGCCAGCCTGCCGGTTTTGACGTGGATGCCATGAACTGGATCGCCAAGACCATGGGCTTCAAGGTCGTCCACAAGCCTGTGGCCTGGGACGGTATCGTGCTGGCCCTTGCCAACAAGCAGATCGACATGATCGCTTCCGGCATGAGCATCACTGAAAAGCGCCGCAAGGTGGTGGACTTTTCCGATCCTTACTGGGAAGTCTCCCGCGTGTTCCTGGTGCCTGCCGACTCCAAGCTGACCCCTGCCGACATCCTGTCCAAGCCCATCAAGCTGGGCGTGCAGCGCGGCACCTCCGAAGCTGAAGCCATCAAGCAGGAACAGAAGGAAAAGGGCTATCCCTTTGAGCTGCGCTTCTATGAATCCTGTCCGCTGGCCGTGGAAGACCTGGTCAACGGCCGTATCGAAGCCGCCCTCATGGACTCCCTGCCCGCCGGTGACGCCATCGCCCGCGGCAAGGCCGTGAAGAAGGCCGGTGTGCACGGCGAACCCGACCAGTTCGGCGTGGCCATCCGCAAGGGCGACAAGGAACTGCGCGCCCTCATCGACGAAGGTTTCCGCAAGCTGCAGGCCGATCCCTACTGGAAGGAACTGCAGGCCAAGTACCTGAGCAAGTAA
- the iorA gene encoding indolepyruvate ferredoxin oxidoreductase subunit alpha, with translation MSKHPLLHGARGERHVLLGNEAIVRGALEAGVNMVTCYPGTPSSEVPDTFYKLGGEGRYKIEYAVNEKVAFEVAAGAALGGAQALVTMKHVGLNVAADPLFTSVYTGLPGGLVVLSADDPGCHSSQNEQDNRYYARFASLPCFEPVSAQEAKDMTREAFRLARELQQPVLLRTTTRVSHMRGNVEFDDLPAGPAPIVDFQRNPGRFVPVPAVARGRHRSLLEIMEKARAFAESSRFSREYGPEGCRLGIIASGVARNYLADALASGGWEERVRVLELGMTWPLPEGRIEAFLQSCDRVLVLEEGEPLLEGSVRALAQKCGCKARIEGKDETLTALGEYSTTLVLRRVADYLDCPCPVKASSPVVRELPVRPPNLCAGCSHRAVYYAVRHTFGDDAYYSSDIGCYTLGMLPPLRMADFLVCMGSSVSAGSGFARASGKPVVAFIGDSTFFHSGMTGLANAVFNKHDILVVILDNGTTAMTGHQPNPGMLQDILGEEAMHLDIESVVRGLGVTECVKVRSYNLKALHSALEDMRDKKGVRVIIAEEPCVLYARRRLKKAAAQVAYVAEQGADAQRCLEELACPAFYRNGEDVAVDENLCTGCMVCLQVAPKAFKARKRA, from the coding sequence ATGAGCAAACATCCTCTGCTGCACGGGGCGCGTGGCGAGCGCCACGTTTTGCTGGGCAATGAAGCCATCGTACGCGGCGCGCTTGAAGCCGGCGTGAACATGGTCACCTGCTATCCTGGCACGCCTTCTTCCGAAGTGCCGGATACCTTTTACAAACTGGGGGGCGAGGGCCGCTACAAGATCGAGTACGCGGTCAACGAGAAGGTCGCCTTCGAAGTGGCCGCCGGTGCGGCCCTGGGCGGTGCCCAGGCCCTGGTGACCATGAAGCACGTGGGCCTCAACGTGGCGGCCGACCCGCTGTTCACCTCGGTCTACACCGGCCTGCCCGGCGGTCTGGTGGTGCTCTCCGCCGATGACCCCGGCTGCCACTCCAGCCAGAACGAGCAGGACAACCGCTACTATGCGCGCTTTGCCTCCCTGCCCTGTTTCGAGCCTGTGTCCGCCCAGGAAGCCAAGGACATGACCCGCGAGGCCTTCCGCCTGGCCCGCGAGCTCCAGCAGCCCGTGCTGCTGCGTACCACCACCCGCGTCAGCCATATGCGCGGCAATGTGGAATTCGACGATCTGCCGGCGGGTCCCGCGCCCATCGTGGACTTCCAGCGCAATCCCGGCCGCTTCGTGCCCGTGCCCGCCGTGGCCCGTGGCCGTCACCGCTCCCTGCTGGAGATCATGGAAAAGGCCCGCGCCTTTGCCGAGTCCAGCCGCTTCAGCCGTGAATACGGCCCCGAAGGCTGCCGTCTGGGCATCATCGCCAGCGGTGTGGCCCGCAACTATCTGGCCGACGCCCTGGCCTCCGGCGGCTGGGAAGAGCGCGTGCGCGTGCTCGAGCTGGGCATGACCTGGCCCCTGCCCGAAGGCCGTATCGAAGCCTTCCTGCAGTCCTGCGACCGCGTGCTGGTGCTGGAAGAAGGCGAGCCTCTGCTGGAAGGCAGCGTGCGCGCCCTGGCCCAGAAGTGCGGCTGCAAGGCCCGCATCGAAGGCAAGGACGAGACCCTCACCGCGCTGGGCGAATACTCCACCACCCTGGTCCTGCGCCGCGTGGCCGATTATCTGGACTGCCCCTGCCCGGTCAAGGCCTCTTCGCCCGTGGTCCGCGAGCTGCCCGTGCGTCCGCCGAACCTTTGCGCCGGCTGCTCCCACCGCGCCGTCTACTACGCCGTCCGCCACACCTTTGGCGACGACGCCTACTATTCCAGCGACATCGGCTGCTACACCCTGGGCATGCTGCCGCCCCTGCGCATGGCCGACTTCCTGGTCTGCATGGGCTCCTCCGTGTCCGCCGGCAGCGGTTTTGCCCGGGCTTCCGGCAAGCCGGTGGTGGCCTTCATCGGTGACTCCACCTTCTTCCATTCCGGCATGACCGGCCTGGCCAACGCCGTGTTCAACAAGCACGACATCCTGGTGGTCATCCTCGACAACGGCACCACCGCCATGACCGGCCACCAGCCCAATCCCGGCATGCTGCAGGACATCCTCGGTGAAGAGGCCATGCATCTGGATATCGAATCCGTGGTGCGCGGCCTGGGCGTCACCGAATGTGTGAAGGTCCGTTCCTACAACCTCAAGGCCCTGCATTCGGCCCTGGAAGACATGCGCGACAAGAAGGGCGTGCGCGTCATCATCGCGGAAGAACCCTGCGTGCTCTATGCCCGCCGCCGCCTCAAGAAGGCCGCCGCCCAGGTGGCCTATGTGGCCGAGCAGGGCGCCGATGCCCAGCGCTGTCTGGAAGAACTGGCCTGCCCCGCTTTCTATCGCAATGGCGAGGACGTGGCTGTGGATGAAAATCTCTGCACCGGCTGCATGGTCTGTCTGCAGGTGGCCCCCAAGGCCTTCAAGGCCAGAAAGCGCGCCTAG
- the fabZ gene encoding 3-hydroxyacyl-ACP dehydratase FabZ encodes MSDATPITMDIQRILSILPHRYPFLLVDRVLECVPGSHIKAYKNVTINEPFFQGHFPGAPIMPGVLILEALAQTGALLAVSGMEGDLSDKLFFFTGLDGVKFRRQVVPGDRLELHCDNIRMKLKLCKMDARAYVDGKLAAEAQITAAIGDRPKA; translated from the coding sequence ATGTCGGACGCTACGCCTATCACCATGGACATCCAGCGCATCCTCTCCATCCTGCCCCACCGCTATCCTTTCCTGCTGGTGGACCGCGTGCTGGAATGCGTGCCTGGCTCCCATATCAAGGCCTACAAGAACGTGACCATCAACGAGCCCTTCTTCCAGGGCCATTTCCCCGGTGCGCCCATCATGCCCGGCGTGCTCATCCTTGAAGCCCTGGCCCAGACCGGCGCCCTGCTGGCGGTCTCCGGCATGGAAGGCGACCTGTCGGACAAGCTCTTCTTCTTCACCGGCCTGGACGGCGTCAAATTCCGTCGCCAGGTGGTGCCCGGCGACCGTCTGGAACTGCACTGCGACAATATCCGCATGAAGCTCAAGCTCTGCAAGATGGACGCCCGCGCGTATGTGGACGGCAAACTGGCCGCCGAGGCCCAGATCACTGCCGCCATCGGCGACCGCCCCAAGGCCTAG
- a CDS encoding amino acid ABC transporter ATP-binding protein, whose protein sequence is MNEVVLQVKGISKSLGGKSILDNCSLNMKRGELKVLIGPSGAGKSTLLQCINCLIPPDKGEIILEGEKLDFSNKSKLCAFRAQVGMIFQDFNLFDHLTAEENVAIALRKVRGMSAAAARERAMDELARVGLARRALLYPAQLSGGQKQRVAMARALAMDPKVILLDEPTSALDPELVGEVLSVIRDLSKGGMTMIMATHQMDFARALAHEILFMERGVIIEQGAPETLLAEGSNTRTRDFCAHLLDMGA, encoded by the coding sequence ATGAACGAAGTTGTCTTGCAGGTAAAAGGCATCAGCAAAAGCCTGGGCGGCAAGTCCATCCTGGACAATTGCTCCCTGAACATGAAACGCGGCGAGCTCAAGGTCCTCATCGGTCCTTCCGGTGCGGGCAAGAGCACGCTCTTGCAGTGCATCAACTGCCTCATCCCCCCGGACAAGGGCGAGATCATCCTTGAAGGCGAAAAGCTCGACTTTTCCAACAAGTCCAAGCTCTGCGCCTTCCGGGCCCAGGTGGGCATGATCTTCCAGGACTTCAACCTGTTCGACCACCTGACCGCCGAAGAGAACGTGGCCATCGCCCTGCGCAAGGTGCGCGGCATGTCCGCCGCGGCCGCCCGTGAACGCGCCATGGACGAGCTGGCCCGCGTGGGCCTTGCCCGCCGTGCCCTGCTCTACCCCGCCCAGCTTTCCGGCGGCCAGAAGCAGCGCGTGGCCATGGCCCGCGCCCTGGCCATGGACCCCAAGGTCATCCTGCTGGACGAGCCTACCTCCGCCCTGGACCCGGAACTGGTGGGCGAAGTGCTCTCCGTCATCCGTGACCTTTCCAAGGGCGGCATGACCATGATCATGGCCACCCACCAGATGGACTTCGCCCGTGCCCTGGCCCACGAGATCCTGTTCATGGAGCGCGGTGTCATCATCGAACAGGGTGCGCCCGAGACCCTGCTGGCCGAAGGCAGCAATACCCGTACCCGCGACTTCTGCGCGCACCTGCTGGATATGGGAGCCTAG
- a CDS encoding amino acid ABC transporter permease: MGGTLVTVGSVALALGMGLVLGVPMAVLQVYGNALARRLVGLYVWFFRGVPILVLLFLSQGLFLSMGWILEPFLLSCLVMGCISTAYQSQIFRGAIESLPQGQLKAARALGMRDLTAITCIILPQALRLSIPGWANEFSILLKDSAVCYLLGTMEIMARVNAVAQRTHEHLAFFALAGVIYFVLTLIVLKLLRRLENKVQIPGYSAGTVGSMAKNTQHGVKNA; encoded by the coding sequence ATGGGAGGCACGCTGGTGACCGTGGGCTCGGTGGCCCTGGCGCTGGGCATGGGGCTGGTACTGGGCGTCCCCATGGCCGTGCTGCAGGTGTACGGTAACGCCCTGGCCCGCCGTCTGGTGGGACTGTATGTCTGGTTTTTCCGCGGCGTCCCCATCCTGGTGCTGCTCTTCCTTTCCCAGGGGCTTTTCCTTTCCATGGGCTGGATTCTCGAGCCCTTCCTGCTCTCCTGCCTCGTCATGGGCTGCATCAGCACGGCCTATCAGTCCCAGATCTTCCGGGGCGCCATCGAGAGCCTGCCCCAGGGACAGCTCAAGGCCGCACGCGCCCTGGGCATGCGCGACCTGACCGCCATCACCTGCATCATCCTGCCGCAGGCCCTGCGCCTTTCCATCCCGGGCTGGGCCAACGAATTTTCCATCCTCCTCAAAGACTCCGCCGTCTGTTACCTGCTGGGCACCATGGAGATCATGGCCCGCGTCAATGCCGTGGCCCAGCGTACGCATGAACATCTGGCATTTTTCGCCCTGGCGGGGGTCATCTATTTCGTTTTGACGCTGATCGTGCTCAAGCTCTTGCGCCGCCTGGAAAACAAGGTCCAGATCCCCGGCTACTCCGCCGGCACGGTGGGCAGCATGGCCAAAAACACGCAGCATGGGGTAAAGAACGCATGA
- a CDS encoding amino acid ABC transporter permease: MVIDIPFFTQDVIPALNQGLKVSIALIVPASILGFVGGVALGCLRAFGGPWSSRLGNWYTAIIRGVPLAVQLMMIYYALPKMGIYFEPYGAALLSFILCSAAYHSEYIRGALLSIRQGQIKAAQALGMTTFQTVFWIVIPQAARRALPGCGNEIIYLIKYSSLAMLVTCNELMSEAKVLASDTFRNTEVFLAVGLYYLILVSLATWCLRWLEKRYSIPGFGNR; this comes from the coding sequence GTGGTCATCGACATCCCCTTTTTCACCCAGGACGTCATCCCGGCCCTCAATCAGGGCCTGAAAGTGTCCATCGCCCTCATCGTCCCGGCCAGTATCCTGGGCTTCGTGGGCGGCGTGGCACTGGGATGTCTGCGGGCCTTCGGCGGCCCCTGGAGCAGCCGGCTGGGCAACTGGTACACCGCCATCATCCGCGGCGTGCCGCTGGCCGTGCAGCTGATGATGATCTATTATGCCCTGCCCAAGATGGGCATCTATTTCGAGCCCTACGGCGCCGCCCTGCTGAGCTTCATCCTTTGCAGCGCCGCCTATCATTCGGAGTATATCCGCGGGGCCCTGCTCTCCATCCGTCAGGGCCAGATCAAGGCGGCCCAGGCCCTGGGCATGACCACCTTCCAGACCGTGTTCTGGATCGTCATCCCCCAGGCAGCCCGGCGTGCCCTGCCCGGCTGCGGCAACGAGATCATCTACCTCATCAAGTACAGTTCCCTTGCCATGCTCGTGACCTGTAACGAGCTCATGAGCGAAGCCAAGGTGCTGGCCTCGGACACCTTCCGCAATACGGAAGTCTTCCTGGCCGTGGGCCTCTACTACCTCATCCTGGTCTCCCTGGCCACCTGGTGCCTGCGCTGGCTGGAAAAGCGCTACAGCATCCCCGGCTTCGGCAACCGCTAG
- the wbaP gene encoding undecaprenyl-phosphate galactose phosphotransferase WbaP, whose amino-acid sequence MEFSRLAQRMLQSLGVPPRVILLVCCDFLTLFACTFFVLCLRALWGDLNITSYDWMLSMLLLAPFMGLALGLYGVISLPAYVESRKLCALSTLTFGLILALLFAGKASVAYSRIVLVGAWLLSIFLLPVTRRFCRHYFGKFRWWGTPLVILDRSNTGRELWHYLKRHPWLGLSPVDIFTLPPDMEEARRQLKDAERRHPGAIALMLQPSDAHTARFVHEASRYFVKILVVPAQSSGVRQHWFHACDLGTMTGFMLMQNLRRRWRQRLKRALDLVLCLPVVVLCSVPGLLLCLLIRLDSRGPVFYRQRRLGKDGKAFDVFKFRTMRQDADEVLARYLEENPDLRDEWEKDRKLKHDPRITRVGRFLRKSSLDELPQLINVVRGEMSLVGPRPIVEAEIAKYGEVYADYCRVRPGITGLWQVSGRNNTTYEERVSLDRYYVTNWCIWMDLWILARTFPVVLTGYGAY is encoded by the coding sequence ATGGAATTTTCCCGTCTAGCTCAGCGCATGCTGCAGAGTCTGGGGGTGCCGCCCCGCGTCATCCTGCTGGTGTGTTGCGACTTCCTGACGCTTTTTGCCTGTACGTTTTTTGTTTTGTGCCTGCGCGCCCTGTGGGGCGATCTTAACATCACCAGCTATGACTGGATGCTTTCCATGCTCCTGCTGGCGCCGTTCATGGGGCTGGCCCTGGGCCTTTACGGGGTCATCTCGCTGCCTGCCTATGTGGAAAGCCGCAAACTCTGCGCGCTGAGCACACTGACCTTCGGCCTCATCCTTGCGCTGTTGTTCGCGGGCAAGGCCAGTGTGGCCTATTCGCGTATCGTGCTCGTGGGGGCCTGGCTGCTGAGCATCTTCCTTTTGCCGGTGACACGGCGCTTCTGCCGTCACTATTTCGGCAAGTTCCGCTGGTGGGGGACCCCTCTGGTGATCCTTGATCGCAGCAATACGGGCCGTGAGCTGTGGCATTATCTCAAACGCCACCCCTGGCTGGGCCTTTCGCCGGTAGACATCTTCACTCTGCCCCCGGACATGGAAGAAGCCAGACGCCAGCTGAAGGACGCGGAGCGTCGCCATCCCGGGGCCATCGCCCTGATGCTGCAGCCTTCCGATGCCCATACGGCCCGCTTCGTCCATGAAGCCAGCCGCTATTTCGTCAAGATCCTGGTGGTGCCCGCCCAGAGCAGCGGCGTCCGGCAGCACTGGTTCCATGCCTGCGACCTGGGGACCATGACGGGCTTCATGCTCATGCAGAATTTGCGCCGTCGCTGGCGGCAGCGCCTCAAGAGAGCCCTGGACCTCGTGCTTTGTCTGCCCGTGGTCGTGTTGTGTTCTGTGCCCGGCCTGCTGCTGTGCCTGCTGATCCGTCTGGACAGTCGCGGGCCGGTGTTCTACCGGCAGCGTCGTCTGGGCAAGGACGGCAAGGCCTTTGACGTGTTCAAGTTCCGCACCATGCGCCAGGATGCGGACGAGGTGCTGGCCCGCTATCTGGAGGAAAATCCCGATCTGCGCGACGAGTGGGAAAAGGACCGCAAATTGAAGCATGACCCCCGTATCACCCGCGTGGGCCGCTTCCTGCGCAAGAGCAGCCTGGATGAACTGCCCCAGCTGATCAATGTGGTGCGGGGCGAGATGAGCCTGGTGGGGCCGCGTCCCATCGTGGAGGCCGAGATCGCCAAATACGGCGAAGTCTACGCGGATTACTGCCGGGTGCGCCCGGGCATCACGGGCCTGTGGCAGGTCTCCGGACGAAACAATACGACCTACGAGGAACGGGTCAGCCTGGACCGCTATTATGTGACCAACTGGTGCATCTGGATGGATCTCTGGATCCTGGCCCGTACCTTCCCCGTGGTGCTCACCGGCTACGGCGCATACTAG
- a CDS encoding indolepyruvate oxidoreductase subunit beta: MQHSDKQKRLRIFFTGVGGQGTLTATTLLARTALDAGQEVVAGEVHGMAQRGGVVESVLLLGGWRSPKLDLGEADILLGFEPLETLRGLPYLRPGGVIFSSRDPMPPLSVSLGMAAYPSMEEIEQKSRAVASQCHFLACRELGIQAGAAQAGNTVLLAAVCASGLLPFGIDALKAAIEKYLPAKLQASNLKALELGQAALHM; the protein is encoded by the coding sequence ATGCAACATAGCGACAAACAAAAGCGTCTTCGTATCTTCTTCACCGGCGTGGGCGGACAGGGCACACTGACCGCCACCACCCTGCTGGCCCGCACCGCTCTGGATGCCGGGCAGGAAGTGGTGGCCGGCGAAGTCCACGGCATGGCCCAGCGCGGCGGTGTGGTGGAATCCGTGCTGCTGCTGGGCGGCTGGCGTTCGCCCAAGCTGGATCTTGGCGAGGCCGACATCCTGCTGGGCTTCGAGCCCCTGGAGACCCTGCGCGGTCTGCCGTACCTGCGCCCCGGCGGCGTCATCTTCTCCAGCCGTGATCCCATGCCGCCCCTGAGCGTGTCGCTGGGCATGGCTGCATATCCTTCCATGGAAGAGATCGAGCAGAAGTCCCGTGCCGTTGCCAGCCAGTGCCATTTCCTGGCCTGCCGCGAGCTGGGCATCCAGGCCGGTGCCGCCCAGGCGGGCAATACCGTGCTGCTGGCCGCTGTCTGTGCCTCGGGTCTGCTGCCCTTCGGTATCGACGCCCTCAAGGCCGCCATCGAAAAATACCTGCCCGCCAAGCTGCAGGCCTCCAACCTCAAGGCTTTGGAACTCGGTCAGGCCGCCCTGCATATGTAA
- a CDS encoding OmpH family outer membrane protein, with product MRKLMYLTLAVCLMMAGAVAANAAEPAAAKIGVVDMQAVATQSEPAQAAKKQMESKYGKERAALEKQGEALKKSAEELKGPKASDEKKLAFIRKKQELDQKTRNFLRKVEQDEVKLRQDMVTMVFNATYNVAQKKGFNFVVDITAGGVLYADQTMDLTQDVLAEVNRLHKEDKAKGSK from the coding sequence ATGCGCAAACTGATGTATCTGACCCTTGCGGTCTGCCTGATGATGGCGGGGGCCGTTGCCGCCAATGCCGCTGAACCTGCTGCCGCCAAGATCGGCGTCGTGGACATGCAGGCTGTCGCCACCCAGAGCGAACCTGCCCAGGCCGCCAAAAAGCAGATGGAAAGCAAGTACGGCAAAGAGCGTGCCGCTCTGGAAAAGCAGGGCGAAGCCCTGAAAAAGTCTGCCGAGGAACTGAAGGGCCCCAAGGCCTCTGATGAAAAGAAGCTGGCCTTCATCCGCAAGAAGCAGGAACTGGACCAGAAGACCCGCAACTTCCTGCGCAAGGTGGAACAGGACGAAGTGAAGCTGCGCCAGGATATGGTCACCATGGTCTTCAACGCCACCTACAACGTGGCCCAGAAGAAGGGCTTCAACTTCGTGGTGGACATCACCGCCGGTGGCGTCCTCTACGCCGACCAGACCATGGACCTGACCCAGGACGTGCTGGCCGAAGTCAACCGTCTCCACAAGGAAGACAAGGCCAAGGGCAGCAAGTAA
- a CDS encoding glycosyltransferase — protein sequence MKVALVHYWLVNMAGGEKVLEALCRLYPQADIFTHVVDREKLLPEFRRHKISTTFINSLPASRRLYKKYLPLMPHALEQLDLTDYDLVISSESGPAKGVITRPDCLHVCYCHTPMRYLWDNWPAYMRSTGRLSRLAMRLLLPSLRQWDCLSAQRVDHFVANSRHVARRIRKYWRREAAVVHPPVDTNAFTPRAEPGGEHYLCFGRLASYKRVDLAVEVCTRLGRPLVVAGDGEMMQQLKAKAGPSVRFVGRQDDVAVRELMARSRALLFPGEEDFGIIPVEAMSAGVPVIAYGRGGATETVVDGETGLLFSEQTPESLAEALQRFEQCEGDFDPRHLHAHAEKFSTENFLTGFRHEVEAAMARM from the coding sequence ATGAAAGTCGCTCTGGTGCATTACTGGCTGGTCAACATGGCCGGCGGCGAAAAGGTGCTGGAGGCCCTGTGCCGTCTCTATCCGCAGGCGGACATCTTCACCCATGTGGTGGACAGGGAAAAGCTCCTGCCCGAATTCCGCCGGCACAAGATCAGCACCACCTTCATCAACAGCCTGCCCGCCAGCCGCAGGCTGTATAAAAAGTACCTGCCCCTCATGCCGCATGCCCTGGAGCAGCTGGACCTGACGGACTACGATCTGGTCATCTCCAGCGAGTCCGGGCCCGCCAAGGGGGTCATCACCCGGCCCGACTGCCTGCACGTCTGCTACTGCCACACGCCCATGCGCTATCTGTGGGACAACTGGCCGGCCTACATGCGGAGCACGGGGCGGCTCTCCCGTCTGGCCATGCGCCTGCTGCTGCCCTCCCTGCGGCAGTGGGACTGCCTCAGCGCCCAGCGGGTGGACCACTTCGTGGCCAACTCCCGCCATGTGGCCCGGCGCATCCGCAAGTACTGGCGCCGCGAGGCCGCCGTGGTCCATCCGCCGGTGGACACCAACGCCTTCACGCCCCGCGCGGAACCGGGCGGGGAGCACTACCTCTGCTTCGGCCGTCTGGCTTCGTACAAGCGCGTTGATCTGGCCGTAGAGGTCTGTACCCGCCTTGGCCGTCCGCTGGTGGTGGCCGGTGACGGCGAGATGATGCAGCAGCTCAAGGCCAAGGCAGGCCCCAGCGTGCGCTTTGTGGGCCGCCAGGACGATGTCGCCGTGCGCGAGCTCATGGCCCGCAGCCGGGCCCTGCTCTTCCCCGGCGAGGAAGACTTCGGCATCATCCCGGTGGAAGCCATGTCGGCCGGGGTCCCCGTCATCGCTTACGGACGCGGTGGCGCCACCGAGACCGTGGTGGACGGCGAGACCGGTCTGCTCTTCAGCGAGCAGACCCCGGAGAGCCTGGCCGAGGCCCTGCAGCGCTTCGAGCAGTGCGAAGGGGATTTCGATCCCCGACACCTGCACGCGCATGCGGAAAAGTTCTCTACCGAGAATTTCCTGACCGGCTTCCGCCATGAGGTGGAAGCGGCCATGGCCCGCATGTAA